The proteins below come from a single Thalassotalea ponticola genomic window:
- a CDS encoding acyloxyacyl hydrolase, whose protein sequence is MEHEVAFSYGQPIEEQNIDIQKLELSYFFPESNAVNSLPVYWYPVVNAGQLQTSAGSGTIAGGGLGLSWYLANQFKIAVEGGMYYYDNFQFGEKGVAYKDYGGPWQFYYRIGPSYRFDKHARAGIAFQHISNGDRYNSNPAFDAYQVYFAYLF, encoded by the coding sequence TTGGAACACGAAGTCGCATTTTCGTATGGGCAACCTATTGAAGAGCAAAATATTGACATACAAAAGCTTGAACTAAGTTACTTTTTTCCCGAATCGAACGCGGTGAATTCACTACCGGTCTATTGGTACCCAGTGGTAAACGCTGGACAGCTACAGACGTCGGCAGGCTCTGGCACCATTGCTGGTGGAGGACTTGGCTTAAGTTGGTATTTGGCTAACCAATTTAAAATTGCCGTTGAAGGTGGGATGTACTACTACGATAATTTTCAATTTGGTGAAAAGGGCGTTGCTTACAAAGATTACGGCGGGCCATGGCAATTTTATTATCGCATTGGGCCATCGTATCGATTTGATAAACATGCCCGAGCCGGCATTGCCTTTCAACATATATCTAACGGCGATCGCTACAATTCAAACCCGGCGTTTGACGCTTATCAAGTCTATTTTGCCTATTTGTTTTGA
- a CDS encoding M14 family metallocarboxypeptidase — MTQHIDSNPHNSEYHIGTPGQKWQPKHVAMWLAEQTIKRSYVQQVVNKIDALSERFEVIEYGQLNYTQGQYPLYALIKKSADDNKPWVLVTGGVHGYETSGVQGALRFAETEAERYSQQVNLVILPCISPWGYETINRWNESAIDPNRSFYSDSPAPESEQAMAFVHQLGQVFLLHIDLHETTDSDNSEFRPALAARDAIVQKTWNIPDGFYLVADSDRPEPQLQKAIIDEVAKVTHIALADEQNKLIGVDLEQFGVINYAAKKLGLCMGLTNAPYVTTTEVYPDSPKVDDENCILAQVAAITGALDYVLSR, encoded by the coding sequence ATGACTCAGCATATCGACAGCAACCCGCACAACAGTGAATATCACATTGGCACTCCCGGACAAAAGTGGCAACCAAAACACGTTGCCATGTGGTTGGCTGAACAAACCATTAAACGCAGTTATGTGCAACAGGTGGTTAATAAAATTGATGCGTTGTCAGAACGTTTTGAAGTCATTGAATACGGCCAACTAAATTACACACAAGGACAGTACCCGTTATATGCGTTGATTAAGAAATCCGCTGACGATAACAAGCCCTGGGTACTGGTAACCGGCGGTGTTCACGGTTACGAAACTTCAGGGGTACAAGGTGCACTTCGCTTTGCAGAAACGGAGGCTGAGCGATACAGCCAACAGGTTAATCTGGTTATTTTACCGTGTATTAGTCCTTGGGGTTACGAAACCATCAATCGCTGGAATGAGTCTGCCATCGATCCAAATCGTTCGTTCTATAGCGATTCACCAGCCCCAGAATCCGAGCAAGCGATGGCGTTTGTTCATCAGCTAGGGCAGGTTTTTTTATTGCATATCGATTTACACGAAACCACCGATAGCGATAACAGTGAATTTCGCCCGGCACTTGCCGCGCGCGATGCCATTGTACAAAAAACGTGGAACATCCCCGATGGCTTTTACCTTGTTGCCGATAGTGATCGTCCAGAGCCACAATTGCAAAAGGCGATAATAGATGAAGTTGCTAAGGTAACCCACATTGCACTAGCCGATGAGCAAAATAAACTCATTGGCGTCGATCTAGAACAGTTTGGTGTGATCAACTACGCGGCGAAAAAGCTCGGTTTGTGTATGGGGTTAACCAATGCGCCTTATGTCACCACCACCGAGGTATATCCAGATAGCCCAAAAGTTGATGACGAAAATTGTATTTTAGCGCAAGTGGCAGCAATTACGGGTGCCCTTGATTATGTGCTGTCACGCTAA